A window of the Mesotoga prima MesG1.Ag.4.2 genome harbors these coding sequences:
- a CDS encoding ABC transporter permease, whose product MPAKRKSEFRKIMKKYWTNGTAVLGTCLLIFFIIIAIFAPQIAGVNEMGDNYQIPRASWSSKPIAPSAEHPFGVIGGRDVFYGVIWGTRTAFRLGLIITSMAALIGVIVGSISAYFGGWVDEILMRITDIFLSIPFLVAAMVMTTVLGKGLDKVIIALIIFGWMSTARLIRGNILQAREEQYVLAAKALGQKDWKIIIKHILPNTIFPVVVQMSMRIGSYVITAAGLSFLGVGAEPGYADWGTILSYSRNWMTMLDQSWFAIVFPGTAMVLFVLAWNLVGDALRDIFDPRMRS is encoded by the coding sequence ATGCCGGCAAAGAGAAAGAGTGAATTTAGAAAGATCATGAAGAAATACTGGACAAACGGAACCGCGGTTCTTGGTACTTGTCTGTTGATCTTCTTCATAATCATTGCAATATTTGCCCCTCAGATAGCAGGCGTCAATGAGATGGGTGATAACTACCAGATTCCAAGAGCTTCCTGGTCATCAAAACCAATAGCGCCTTCTGCAGAACATCCCTTCGGAGTAATCGGTGGGAGGGATGTCTTCTACGGCGTAATCTGGGGGACTAGAACGGCTTTTAGACTTGGTTTGATAATTACCAGTATGGCTGCCCTTATTGGGGTGATTGTTGGCTCGATATCCGCGTATTTCGGAGGATGGGTTGACGAAATCCTAATGAGGATAACGGACATATTCTTGTCAATCCCCTTCCTCGTTGCAGCTATGGTAATGACTACGGTTTTGGGAAAGGGGCTAGATAAAGTCATAATCGCGCTGATAATCTTCGGCTGGATGAGCACTGCACGTCTCATTAGGGGAAACATTCTTCAAGCTAGAGAAGAACAATATGTTCTCGCTGCCAAGGCTCTGGGACAGAAAGATTGGAAGATCATTATTAAACATATCCTTCCCAACACGATTTTTCCAGTCGTTGTTCAGATGTCAATGAGAATTGGATCTTATGTCATAACTGCAGCAGGACTGAGCTTTCTAGGAGTTGGTGCAGAACCGGGTTATGCCGACTGGGGAACAATACTTTCTTATTCAAGGAACTGGATGACTATGCTCGACCAGTCGTGGTTTGCCATTGTTTTCCCTGGTACTGCCATGGTGCTCTTCGTTCTTGCGTGGAATCTTGTTGGAGATGCCCTTAGGGACATCTTTGACCCGAGAATGAGAAGCTGA
- a CDS encoding ABC transporter permease, whose protein sequence is MTAYIIRRLLLLPLIMIGVTLIIFSMIWALGPDRLLASYVKSPEALKTPDAAERLIKKYGLDEPMPVQYLKWLGNILQGDFGYSMVGKKGVLPSMLERFPYTLELTIYAIVPVILVAIWLGVISAVNQNKFTDQFIRVFALVGWSLPDFVFGLLLLLVFYSILGWFPPGMVSTEFDLVMRSDEWRTITSMPTFDALLNGRLDIFIDALRHIILPVLTLAYLWWAYLLRITRSSMLEVLRKDYIRTARAKGVPERTVIKKHAKRNAMIPVITVAGGSVMGLLGGTVFVETIFSRVGMGRFLADAASLLDYWSIIGGALFFSFIMVVGNLIVDVSYALVDPRIRLE, encoded by the coding sequence GTGACTGCTTATATAATCAGGAGACTTCTTCTACTGCCATTGATAATGATAGGTGTTACTCTGATTATTTTCTCTATGATCTGGGCCCTTGGCCCCGATAGGCTTCTTGCCTCTTACGTAAAGAGTCCTGAAGCTTTGAAGACTCCAGATGCGGCAGAGAGACTGATCAAGAAATACGGTCTTGATGAACCAATGCCTGTTCAATACTTGAAATGGCTTGGAAATATCCTGCAAGGTGATTTTGGATACTCCATGGTTGGGAAAAAGGGAGTACTCCCGTCTATGCTTGAGCGATTCCCGTATACACTGGAGTTGACAATCTATGCAATTGTTCCTGTAATTCTTGTTGCAATATGGTTGGGAGTGATTTCTGCCGTTAACCAGAACAAATTTACAGATCAATTCATAAGGGTCTTTGCCCTTGTGGGTTGGTCTCTTCCTGATTTTGTTTTTGGGCTTTTGCTCCTTCTTGTCTTCTACTCAATTCTTGGTTGGTTTCCCCCGGGTATGGTAAGCACGGAGTTTGATCTGGTCATGAGATCAGATGAATGGAGAACAATAACAAGTATGCCAACATTTGATGCACTACTGAATGGGAGACTTGACATATTCATCGATGCATTGAGACACATTATACTTCCTGTCCTCACCCTTGCGTACCTTTGGTGGGCTTATCTACTAAGGATTACGCGTTCGAGCATGCTTGAAGTGCTGAGGAAGGACTATATACGGACGGCAAGAGCAAAAGGCGTGCCCGAAAGAACGGTTATCAAAAAGCATGCCAAGAGAAACGCTATGATTCCAGTCATTACGGTTGCTGGAGGATCGGTTATGGGGTTATTGGGAGGAACAGTCTTTGTAGAGACGATCTTCTCCCGCGTCGGAATGGGAAGATTCCTTGCCGATGCAGCAAGTCTTCTGGATTACTGGTCGATTATAGGTGGAGCATTGTTCTTCTCCTTCATAATGGTTGTTGGAAACCTGATCGTAGACGTTTCTTACGCTCTGGTTGATCCCAGAATAAGGCTTGAATGA